In a genomic window of Sutcliffiella sp. FSL R7-0096:
- a CDS encoding NAD-dependent epimerase/dehydratase family protein: MKVLVTGAAGFIGSHLCEKLLMEPTCEVIGVDTFIGPTPPSIKKKNIHALRKHPFFTFQDLNLVHCDLHQLLNGVDVIYHLAAIPGVRTSWGEEFTPYVNHNILMTQRLLEAAKDYNIKRFIYISTSSVYGEKAGKVSERAFTEPLSPYGITKLSGEHLCRVYSKSFGLPLVILRYFTVYGPRQRPDMAFHRFIKQLLTNQPITVFGDGLQSRDFTYIDDCVTATKAALTSDDAIGETINIGGKERATVLEIIALLEHITGKKASLSFSDTVKGEPKHTWADIGKAEKLLNYSPLTSLTDGLEREYHYLKDLYGEVLT; the protein is encoded by the coding sequence ATGAAAGTTTTAGTTACGGGAGCTGCAGGTTTTATAGGCTCCCATCTATGTGAAAAACTTCTAATGGAGCCAACCTGCGAAGTAATCGGAGTGGATACCTTCATCGGCCCTACACCACCATCCATCAAAAAGAAGAATATTCATGCCTTAAGAAAACACCCTTTCTTCACCTTTCAAGATTTGAATCTAGTACACTGTGACCTTCATCAACTGTTAAATGGGGTGGATGTCATTTATCACCTGGCCGCAATACCTGGAGTGAGAACGAGCTGGGGAGAAGAATTTACCCCTTACGTGAACCATAACATCCTTATGACACAACGCCTTTTGGAAGCGGCGAAAGATTACAACATTAAGCGATTCATCTATATATCCACCTCCTCGGTATATGGAGAAAAAGCTGGGAAGGTTTCAGAAAGAGCATTTACAGAACCATTGTCCCCCTATGGCATAACAAAGCTTTCCGGGGAGCACTTATGTAGAGTTTATTCAAAAAGCTTTGGGCTTCCTCTTGTCATATTGCGCTACTTTACCGTTTATGGACCTAGACAGCGACCTGACATGGCCTTCCATCGCTTCATCAAACAACTACTGACGAACCAGCCAATCACTGTTTTTGGAGATGGGTTGCAGTCGAGGGATTTTACCTATATCGATGATTGTGTGACAGCAACGAAAGCGGCATTAACATCGGATGATGCAATTGGTGAAACTATTAATATTGGTGGCAAAGAAAGAGCAACTGTACTGGAAATCATCGCATTATTAGAACATATTACAGGAAAAAAAGCTTCTCTCTCTTTTTCTGATACGGTAAAAGGTGAGCCAAAACACACATGGGCCGATATTGGAAAAGCCGAGAAACTGCTTAATTATTCCCCTTTAACCTCCTTAACCGATGGACTGGAAAGGGAATACCATTATTTGAAGGACTTATATGGAGAAGTGTTGACATGA
- the wecB gene encoding UDP-N-acetylglucosamine 2-epimerase (non-hydrolyzing) has translation MKVAVIVGTRPELIKMGALIKELKKRNSQHLFIHSGQHYDYHMDGMVTDSLKLPPPDYHLGIGSGSHASFTAAIMQQLEAILLKEKVGMVIVHGDTNTTLGASLAAAKMNIKVTHVEAGLRSYDRSMPEEINRVLVDHISSHLFCPTKEAVTNLQAEGITNGVHLVGQTLVDAVSTILSADLYDVLGKYKLSTKDYFFLTVHRQENTDNLDRLRSIFSAVMDLTQLYPHQIVIAMHPRTKKILQQNDMYETLSINSSILLLDPPPNFYETIHLQKQAKLVLTDSGGLQEESCILGKPCITLRENTERPETLQCGSNRLAGYKKDSIIESVANSLSGSGKWVHPYGNIGVSSTIVDILLGS, from the coding sequence ATGAAAGTTGCAGTCATCGTTGGAACACGGCCCGAACTAATTAAAATGGGTGCACTCATTAAAGAGTTGAAGAAACGTAATTCTCAGCACCTTTTCATCCATTCAGGTCAGCACTATGATTACCATATGGACGGAATGGTGACGGATTCTCTCAAACTACCTCCTCCTGACTACCATTTGGGAATCGGTTCAGGTTCACATGCTTCATTTACAGCAGCGATCATGCAACAGCTGGAAGCCATACTCCTGAAGGAAAAAGTAGGGATGGTGATTGTCCATGGCGATACTAACACCACTTTAGGAGCAAGCCTTGCCGCTGCGAAAATGAACATTAAGGTCACGCACGTCGAGGCCGGCCTTAGAAGCTATGATAGGAGCATGCCCGAGGAAATTAATAGGGTTCTAGTCGACCATATTTCCTCTCACCTATTTTGTCCGACAAAGGAAGCTGTGACTAACCTTCAAGCGGAAGGAATTACGAATGGTGTCCACCTTGTCGGGCAAACCCTCGTGGATGCGGTCTCAACTATATTATCAGCCGACCTTTATGACGTACTAGGCAAGTACAAACTTTCCACAAAAGATTACTTTTTCCTTACTGTTCACCGTCAGGAGAATACAGATAATCTAGACCGACTACGATCCATTTTTTCAGCTGTTATGGATCTCACGCAATTGTATCCGCACCAAATCGTTATCGCGATGCACCCTAGGACAAAGAAAATTCTTCAACAGAATGATATGTACGAAACACTTTCCATCAACTCTTCCATTCTATTATTAGACCCACCACCTAATTTTTATGAAACCATTCACCTTCAAAAACAAGCCAAACTTGTTCTTACCGATAGCGGAGGGCTTCAAGAGGAGTCCTGTATTCTAGGAAAACCATGCATTACTTTGAGAGAAAATACAGAGAGGCCAGAAACCTTACAATGCGGCTCGAATCGCCTTGCTGGCTATAAAAAGGATTCTATTATAGAGTCAGTTGCTAACAGTCTGAGTGGCTCTGGTAAATGGGTCCACCCTTATGGCAATATTGGTGTGAGCTCCACCATCGTTGATATTTTACTAGGAAGCTGA
- a CDS encoding UTP--glucose-1-phosphate uridylyltransferase: protein MVKKAIIPAAGYGTRGLPITKVLPKEMFPVGLKPAIHYVVEEAIEAGIEQILMIVSKKKNMIVDYFDESLELEAFLERENKHHLIDILPVPPIPIHYIRQPYAKGLGDAIRLGKHFIGDEPFAVLLPDDIMLSNKEPALKQLVNQYNKFNKSIIGIKEVEESKLKHYGVISGLEKGKGLFKLDDIVEKPSKNAPSNYAVIGRYVFSPAILSILDQKQQPSAGGELQLTDAIKDLLSQEECFGKVVDGERFDIGIYEEYLNLVNTLQQVKKKK, encoded by the coding sequence GTGGTTAAAAAAGCGATAATACCAGCAGCAGGCTACGGGACACGGGGCTTACCCATCACTAAGGTACTACCAAAAGAGATGTTTCCGGTAGGTTTAAAGCCTGCTATCCACTATGTGGTGGAGGAAGCTATCGAAGCCGGCATTGAACAAATATTGATGATTGTATCAAAAAAGAAAAACATGATTGTCGATTATTTTGATGAATCATTAGAGCTTGAGGCATTTCTGGAGAGGGAAAATAAACATCATCTTATAGACATCCTTCCAGTTCCCCCAATACCGATTCATTATATCCGCCAACCATATGCTAAAGGGCTGGGAGATGCAATAAGGCTTGGTAAGCATTTCATTGGAGATGAACCATTTGCTGTCCTTTTGCCTGATGATATTATGCTTTCAAATAAGGAGCCAGCGTTAAAACAGCTTGTAAACCAGTACAATAAATTTAATAAATCAATCATTGGGATAAAAGAGGTAGAGGAATCAAAATTGAAGCATTACGGTGTGATAAGTGGTTTGGAAAAGGGAAAAGGATTATTTAAATTGGATGATATAGTAGAAAAACCAAGTAAGAATGCGCCTTCCAATTATGCAGTGATTGGGAGATATGTTTTTTCTCCTGCGATTCTTTCAATATTAGATCAAAAACAACAACCTTCAGCAGGTGGAGAGCTACAGCTAACTGATGCAATCAAAGATTTATTATCACAAGAAGAATGTTTTGGAAAAGTTGTTGACGGTGAGCGGTTTGATATTGGTATTTATGAGGAGTATTTAAACTTAGTCAATACTCTCCAGCAAGTAAAGAAAAAGAAGTAA
- a CDS encoding N-acetylmuramoyl-L-alanine amidase gives MKLIVLDPGHGGQDPGAVFQRLQEKVVNLDIAKRVRAYMEKEYEVKVLMTREGDSTVSLEARTNLANSVKGDFFCSIHHNAGGGTGFESYRFNGTNTFSSKSKTFQEIIHREVINVVTGKYNRRDRGIKAANFHVLRETSMPSVLLEILFLDTTEDRALIQHESFKEDVAAAIGEGIAKALALPRKVTTNLYKVIAGSFKDRKNAEARLGFLQQKGISAFVVTTKLNGAPYFRVQAGAFKERENAEKLVESIKKLRTEAFILVEATMPSAPVPTPEPTPAPPTPPQPDPEPNGVSIEGQSVMKAEELDAFVKTINPNAPLLGDYYIELGKAYNIRGDIAFAQAIHETNYFRFTGVVKRDQNNFAGIGATGGEVRGATFPTKEEGVLAHLQHLYAYANRKPLPPTYPKVDPRFDLVTRGIAPGWFDLNGRWAVPGNQYGQLILKIYERMLEETITVKQEELEKMRDVLVEVRSYQ, from the coding sequence ATGAAATTGATAGTATTAGACCCTGGACATGGTGGACAGGATCCGGGGGCTGTATTTCAGCGGCTCCAAGAAAAAGTAGTAAACTTAGATATTGCCAAACGTGTGAGAGCATATATGGAGAAAGAATATGAAGTGAAGGTGTTGATGACAAGAGAGGGAGATTCCACTGTCAGCTTGGAAGCAAGAACTAATCTCGCTAACTCAGTAAAAGGGGACTTCTTCTGCTCCATACATCATAATGCTGGTGGAGGGACGGGTTTTGAAAGTTATCGGTTCAATGGTACAAATACCTTTTCTAGTAAATCAAAAACTTTTCAAGAAATCATTCATAGGGAAGTCATTAATGTAGTTACTGGGAAATACAATAGAAGAGATAGAGGGATCAAAGCGGCGAACTTTCATGTGTTAAGAGAAACATCCATGCCGTCTGTCCTATTGGAAATCCTGTTTCTGGATACAACCGAGGATCGTGCACTCATCCAGCATGAAAGCTTCAAGGAGGATGTGGCGGCAGCAATCGGGGAAGGAATCGCAAAAGCTTTGGCCCTGCCAAGGAAGGTGACCACCAATTTGTATAAAGTCATTGCAGGTTCTTTTAAGGATAGAAAAAACGCAGAAGCAAGATTGGGATTTTTGCAACAAAAAGGAATCAGTGCTTTTGTTGTAACGACGAAACTGAATGGCGCACCATATTTTCGCGTGCAAGCGGGTGCATTTAAAGAAAGGGAAAATGCGGAAAAACTTGTAGAATCAATCAAGAAGCTTAGAACAGAAGCGTTTATACTTGTCGAAGCTACCATGCCGTCAGCACCTGTGCCAACACCTGAACCGACTCCCGCTCCACCCACTCCCCCTCAACCTGATCCAGAGCCGAATGGTGTATCCATTGAAGGGCAGTCGGTAATGAAAGCAGAAGAACTTGATGCCTTCGTGAAGACCATCAACCCCAATGCCCCATTACTTGGTGATTACTATATTGAACTGGGAAAAGCCTACAATATTCGTGGTGATATAGCGTTCGCCCAAGCCATCCATGAAACAAACTATTTCCGATTTACAGGGGTTGTAAAGCGAGACCAAAACAACTTTGCAGGAATCGGGGCTACAGGGGGGGAAGTGAGAGGAGCAACATTCCCCACTAAGGAAGAGGGTGTACTCGCTCATCTTCAGCATCTTTATGCCTATGCGAACCGTAAGCCTTTGCCTCCGACCTATCCAAAGGTAGACCCGCGCTTTGACCTTGTAACAAGAGGAATTGCTCCCGGCTGGTTTGACCTGAACGGTCGCTGGGCAGTACCTGGTAACCAGTATGGCCAGCTTATTTTGAAAATTTATGAAAGAATGCTAGAAGAGACCATCACCGTTAAGCAAGAGGAATTGGAAAAGATGAGAGACGTGCTGGTGGAAGTAAGAAGCTATCAATAA
- a CDS encoding glycosyltransferase family 4 protein, with amino-acid sequence MKLAIICTEKLPAPSIKGGAIQMMIDGVTPYLSKTYNLTIFSVSDPELPDREEENGVQYIRFPREEYRFHVANELIHHQFDVIHVCNRPKNVLLYKQSAPESKFILSLHNDMFSEKKLAEAEGKEVVEVVSAITTVSNYIKQTIIKRFPEAEEKIRVVYSGVDLSSYPLIKSKEWHQLRSSFRKRYNLDDKKVILFVGRLSKTKGPHLLIQAMQRLEKKHENLVLLVVGGKWFSDDGMNRYVHTLYKLAQKLKDKVIFTKYIPANLIHEAFISGDVFVCSSQWNEPLARVHYEAMAAGIPLITTNRGGNAEVVLHNFNGLIIDDYSNPSAFANVINYVLKEPEICGWMCHNGRKFIEVNFTFKHVADRLMSVYENAFL; translated from the coding sequence ATGAAATTAGCCATTATTTGTACAGAGAAGCTTCCGGCCCCCTCGATAAAAGGAGGGGCCATTCAAATGATGATCGATGGGGTAACCCCTTATCTTTCAAAGACTTATAACTTGACCATTTTTTCTGTCTCTGATCCAGAACTTCCAGATCGTGAAGAAGAAAATGGTGTCCAATATATCCGCTTTCCACGGGAAGAGTATCGGTTCCACGTGGCCAACGAACTGATTCATCATCAATTTGATGTGATTCATGTATGTAACAGACCAAAGAATGTCCTTTTATATAAACAATCTGCCCCTGAAAGTAAATTTATCTTAAGTCTACACAATGATATGTTTTCGGAAAAAAAACTTGCTGAAGCTGAAGGGAAAGAAGTGGTGGAGGTCGTTAGTGCCATTACGACGGTCAGTAACTATATTAAACAAACGATTATCAAACGGTTCCCCGAAGCAGAAGAGAAAATAAGAGTGGTGTACTCCGGTGTTGATTTATCTTCCTATCCATTAATAAAAAGTAAGGAATGGCATCAGCTGAGGAGTAGTTTCCGTAAGAGGTACAATCTTGACGATAAAAAAGTCATACTTTTTGTTGGACGTTTGAGTAAAACAAAAGGCCCGCACCTCCTAATCCAGGCTATGCAAAGATTAGAAAAAAAACACGAAAATCTTGTTCTGCTGGTAGTTGGAGGGAAATGGTTCAGTGATGATGGAATGAATCGATATGTGCATACGCTATACAAATTAGCACAGAAGTTAAAGGATAAAGTGATATTCACAAAATACATTCCTGCAAATTTGATTCATGAAGCCTTTATCTCAGGAGATGTGTTTGTATGCAGCTCACAATGGAATGAACCATTAGCAAGAGTGCACTATGAAGCAATGGCAGCCGGAATCCCTTTGATTACAACCAACCGGGGGGGAAATGCAGAAGTGGTCCTCCATAACTTTAATGGGCTTATAATAGACGATTACAGCAATCCCTCCGCTTTTGCAAATGTCATTAATTATGTACTCAAAGAGCCGGAAATTTGTGGATGGATGTGCCATAATGGAAGAAAATTCATTGAGGTCAACTTCACTTTCAAACACGTAGCCGATCGCCTTATGTCTGTATATGAGAATGCTTTCCTCTAG
- a CDS encoding UDP-glucose/GDP-mannose dehydrogenase family protein has product MNICIIGAGYVGLTTSAVLAEFGHRVHCVDINSDKIQKLQEGNVPIYEPQLKELICKNNEKITFSTNLPDAIQSCTAIFVTVGTPSLIDRSPDLSFLYSVFTTIAQYLHSYKAIFIKSTVPPGTNQKMHHFLLAKGVSPSLYNIVSNPEFLREGSAIKDMFHPDRTIVGIADDDKRSEAIAKEIYQPLSAPFIVTSWNGAEMIKYASNAFLATKISFINEISRICDLYEADVTDVAKGMGADPRIGPLFLQAGIGYGGSCFPKDLQALQHIAVAKLVSTPILDAVHEVNSSQLDCYIKKLQEDLPSIRDKKVTVLGIAFKPNTDDTRHSPAIALIQQLHSLGADVHAYDPKAFLPADLRHLATQHKSLKSSYIDSEAVIIATDWPEICQLDLKHVKAHLKGNLILDGRNCMNKEEVLGYGLNYKGVGRG; this is encoded by the coding sequence TTGAACATATGCATTATAGGAGCCGGTTATGTAGGGCTCACCACCTCTGCCGTACTGGCGGAATTCGGACATCGTGTTCATTGTGTGGATATCAATTCAGATAAAATTCAAAAGCTTCAAGAAGGGAATGTCCCCATTTACGAACCGCAATTAAAGGAATTAATCTGTAAAAATAACGAAAAAATTACTTTTTCAACAAATCTACCCGATGCCATTCAGAGTTGTACCGCCATCTTTGTGACAGTCGGAACTCCTAGTTTAATAGACAGAAGCCCTGATTTAAGTTTTCTTTATTCTGTCTTCACAACCATTGCACAATATCTTCATAGTTATAAAGCTATCTTTATTAAAAGTACCGTGCCACCTGGGACAAATCAAAAAATGCACCATTTTCTGCTGGCAAAGGGAGTATCCCCTTCCCTGTATAACATCGTGTCAAACCCTGAATTTTTGCGGGAGGGCTCTGCAATAAAAGATATGTTCCATCCAGATAGAACGATCGTAGGGATAGCAGATGATGATAAACGCTCCGAAGCGATAGCAAAGGAGATCTATCAACCTTTAAGCGCCCCATTTATCGTTACAAGCTGGAATGGAGCAGAAATGATCAAATATGCATCTAATGCCTTTCTTGCCACTAAAATTTCATTCATCAACGAAATATCCCGAATTTGTGACTTATATGAGGCGGATGTCACGGATGTTGCAAAAGGCATGGGAGCGGATCCAAGGATTGGCCCACTTTTTCTTCAGGCTGGAATAGGATACGGTGGATCTTGTTTTCCGAAGGATTTACAAGCATTACAGCATATTGCCGTTGCCAAATTGGTCAGCACCCCCATTTTGGATGCAGTGCATGAAGTAAATTCCAGCCAACTGGATTGCTATATAAAAAAATTACAGGAAGACCTTCCTTCTATCCGGGATAAAAAAGTGACTGTCCTTGGAATAGCGTTTAAACCGAATACAGATGATACAAGGCATTCCCCTGCGATAGCACTTATTCAACAGCTGCATTCCCTGGGAGCCGACGTTCATGCCTATGATCCTAAGGCCTTTTTACCGGCTGATTTGCGTCATTTAGCCACACAACATAAATCACTAAAATCATCCTATATTGATTCAGAAGCGGTCATCATAGCCACAGATTGGCCGGAGATATGTCAACTAGACCTGAAGCATGTGAAAGCACATCTCAAGGGTAATTTAATCCTCGACGGCAGAAACTGTATGAATAAGGAGGAAGTATTGGGATATGGACTGAACTATAAAGGGGTTGGACGTGGATGA
- a CDS encoding polysaccharide pyruvyl transferase family protein, giving the protein MKVFIHGFYGAGNAGDDAILHSIIDRLKQINPNIDIAVSIRSKNIQAYFGEESIDYVLGTDIAGVSRIIKESSLVIVGGGGLFQDYNSFEPENLFLRQKGAINYYSYPIIVAKMLNIKVMLYAVGIGPLTSSQSQTAMKWIADNVDEITVRDQQSYNLLQKLGVTHQVLSADPVIKLESVQVKLPKNLAKSPGLKVGLNLRNWSYASEKLKKLEHQLIPLLNNLATVYPIHYYIFPFNNLPSEVEKAKQLAMQLTGKVDIIPYTVSPKEYKYYFKQMDLLVAMRLHASIFAIYEGVPSIGISYDDKVSLFYEEHELENYCFSLYGENFRELHQLLLDCIKRPDYHKSMLKDKLALLLKREEENKRVLMRALENGVKNDE; this is encoded by the coding sequence ATGAAAGTGTTCATTCATGGATTTTATGGGGCGGGGAATGCCGGAGATGATGCCATACTCCACTCCATCATCGATCGATTAAAACAAATCAATCCCAACATTGATATTGCAGTAAGTATAAGGTCTAAAAACATACAGGCCTATTTCGGTGAAGAGTCGATCGATTACGTACTAGGAACAGACATTGCTGGTGTCTCGCGTATCATAAAAGAAAGCAGTCTGGTCATTGTTGGAGGTGGCGGACTTTTTCAGGATTATAACAGCTTTGAGCCTGAAAACCTATTTTTAAGACAAAAAGGTGCCATCAATTATTACTCCTATCCTATCATTGTTGCGAAGATGCTTAACATAAAAGTCATGCTATATGCCGTCGGAATCGGACCACTGACAAGCTCCCAATCACAGACTGCAATGAAATGGATAGCAGATAACGTGGACGAGATAACTGTGCGGGACCAACAATCTTATAACCTATTGCAGAAACTGGGTGTCACCCATCAGGTACTTTCAGCAGATCCCGTCATTAAGCTGGAGTCTGTCCAGGTAAAGCTACCAAAAAATCTAGCTAAAAGTCCAGGTTTAAAAGTGGGGTTGAATTTACGAAACTGGTCCTATGCATCAGAGAAGCTAAAAAAACTCGAACATCAGTTAATACCGCTATTAAACAATTTAGCTACTGTCTACCCCATCCATTACTATATTTTCCCATTTAACAACCTCCCATCAGAAGTGGAAAAGGCAAAACAGCTAGCAATGCAACTCACTGGAAAAGTCGATATCATCCCTTACACGGTTTCCCCCAAAGAATATAAGTATTATTTCAAGCAAATGGACCTCTTGGTTGCTATGAGGCTACATGCAAGTATATTCGCCATTTATGAAGGGGTACCGAGCATTGGAATATCTTATGATGATAAGGTTTCACTTTTTTATGAAGAGCATGAGTTAGAGAATTATTGTTTCAGCCTATATGGGGAAAATTTCAGAGAACTGCATCAACTACTATTAGACTGTATCAAGAGACCGGATTATCATAAAAGCATGTTGAAGGATAAGTTGGCACTCCTTTTAAAAAGAGAAGAGGAGAACAAGCGAGTCTTGATGCGGGCTTTAGAGAATGGTGTGAAAAATGATGAGTAG
- a CDS encoding CotS family spore coat protein, whose translation MEKDHLKLVLDFYPFDISDVRLISSRSGRTTWEIDTNEGKKILKQASMKPERMLFIAGAHQHLHQKGLPITPIHETKNGGICIGAGSVSYVLFDKVEGNEVIYYNKEQMLKAMEFAGNFYQASIGYVPAEESKTRGRLGKWHKLFRWKLQELEGNKTIAQSYPDDAFSRLFLEHVDEMISRAQSALAALEEPIYTDISREVSSLKGFCQQDFTLARFTEVEDALFMKELHSVTYDLPTRDIRIILNKMMKKFSVWDENLVFDLLRAYQTANPLTEEYYQILSIDLKFPHLFCAIAHKYFLAQKRSWSDEKYIWALQNIIALEESKGTFLNQYPSIFKEITSTNKEGN comes from the coding sequence ATGGAAAAAGATCACTTGAAACTAGTACTGGATTTTTATCCTTTTGATATTTCGGATGTCCGGCTTATATCGAGCAGAAGCGGGAGAACTACATGGGAAATTGATACCAATGAAGGGAAAAAGATTCTAAAGCAAGCAAGCATGAAACCGGAAAGAATGTTATTTATTGCGGGAGCTCATCAACATCTACACCAAAAAGGGCTACCCATAACACCGATTCATGAAACAAAAAATGGTGGGATCTGTATTGGTGCAGGATCGGTTAGTTATGTGCTGTTCGATAAAGTAGAAGGCAATGAAGTGATCTATTACAACAAAGAGCAAATGCTAAAGGCCATGGAGTTTGCTGGTAACTTCTATCAAGCTTCAATAGGGTATGTTCCGGCTGAAGAGAGTAAAACACGAGGCAGACTAGGCAAATGGCATAAATTATTTCGGTGGAAACTTCAAGAGCTGGAAGGAAACAAAACGATTGCCCAATCGTATCCAGATGATGCGTTTTCCCGATTATTTTTAGAGCATGTAGATGAAATGATTTCCAGGGCACAATCGGCTTTGGCTGCTCTGGAAGAACCAATATATACGGATATTTCCAGAGAGGTAAGTAGTTTGAAAGGCTTCTGTCAGCAAGATTTCACTTTAGCAAGATTTACAGAAGTGGAAGATGCCTTGTTTATGAAGGAGCTACACTCGGTAACCTATGATTTACCAACTCGTGATATACGAATTATTTTAAACAAAATGATGAAGAAGTTTTCTGTTTGGGATGAGAACCTTGTATTTGATTTATTACGCGCCTATCAAACAGCAAATCCATTGACAGAGGAGTACTACCAAATTCTCTCAATCGATTTGAAATTTCCCCATCTTTTTTGTGCGATTGCCCATAAATATTTCTTAGCCCAAAAAAGGTCATGGTCAGATGAAAAATATATCTGGGCATTGCAGAATATTATTGCACTTGAAGAGTCCAAGGGCACCTTCCTAAATCAGTATCCTTCCATTTTTAAAGAAATCACTTCTACAAACAAGGAGGGAAACTAA
- a CDS encoding glycosyltransferase, translating to MMSRPLKIVFIGRYTEGQTGIVRSIYMGLLENGHKIHEINLSKRPKIISNPYRNYGGFGPVFIKWEMIRDEVLGFKPDIIFICAGGLTFKSSTMEKLKKYCTVIGVTLSDPDVFPSVSKFASEFDIHTTNSPLSYVEYKKLGFNNTYYMPFGIDSRFFTSHKPVEKYKSDVSIIGHYRPNRLEIAEELLKRFDAKIFGRGWPIPTEGPVYDEEWFKAMFSTNIIINFPTTGAGYTNVKVGVFEAAATGRLIMTEYFEEMENFFEYDKEIIGYKDKEDLMTKLDYYIQHPAEARKIALAGQKKCLQHHTWKMRLDHLFQSFRLKSPPLNWNVVE from the coding sequence ATGATGAGTAGACCTTTGAAGATTGTCTTCATTGGAAGGTATACAGAGGGACAGACTGGAATTGTCCGGAGTATTTATATGGGTTTGTTAGAAAATGGACACAAGATTCACGAAATTAATCTTTCTAAAAGGCCAAAAATAATCTCCAACCCTTATCGTAATTACGGTGGATTCGGCCCAGTATTTATCAAATGGGAAATGATCAGGGATGAAGTCCTGGGTTTCAAGCCTGATATCATTTTCATCTGTGCAGGAGGGCTGACGTTCAAGTCATCAACAATGGAAAAACTAAAGAAATACTGTACGGTTATCGGGGTTACACTAAGTGACCCTGATGTATTTCCTTCTGTTAGTAAATTCGCATCAGAATTTGACATACACACTACAAACTCTCCCCTATCTTATGTAGAGTATAAAAAACTCGGATTCAATAACACTTATTATATGCCTTTTGGCATCGACTCGCGCTTCTTTACAAGCCACAAACCTGTTGAAAAATATAAATCAGATGTGTCCATCATCGGGCATTACCGGCCAAATCGCTTAGAAATTGCGGAAGAGCTTCTTAAAAGATTTGATGCAAAAATATTTGGACGTGGTTGGCCAATCCCTACCGAGGGGCCTGTTTATGATGAGGAATGGTTTAAAGCGATGTTTTCTACAAACATCATTATTAATTTCCCTACCACAGGTGCCGGCTATACAAATGTGAAGGTTGGGGTCTTTGAAGCTGCAGCAACGGGGCGTTTGATTATGACGGAGTATTTCGAGGAGATGGAGAATTTTTTTGAATACGATAAAGAAATTATAGGCTATAAAGATAAAGAGGATCTTATGACGAAGCTCGATTACTACATCCAACATCCTGCCGAAGCGAGAAAAATTGCGCTTGCCGGCCAAAAAAAATGCTTACAGCATCATACCTGGAAAATGCGCTTGGACCACTTATTCCAGTCATTCAGGTTAAAGAGCCCTCCTCTTAATTGGAATGTAGTGGAATAA